CGACATGCGCGCGCTCCGCAAGCACGGTACGCTCGCCACGGCGTTCATACGCCAGCCGCAACGCGGCACGCCAGCTGCGCCCGGCGGCAGCATTACAGGCATGCGCGCCGAGCGAACGGGATTCAGGGGCTGTCACAGCATTCATGGAGCTTCCATTAGCAAGCAATGTTCCAGCTCAAGGGCCGACCCGATATACGACTGTTTAGACTGACTATTCTGTGCAGACAAGGCTTGCAGGCGCACGACCTGTGCCAGACGACCATGTAAACACCGGCCGGATGCACCAGTACAGTGCATGAGCGTCTCACTGCGCTTACTGCCGCACTTCGTCGCACGCGTCGAATTCGTCGGCCTTGCCCACACCGGGAGTCGCACGGAACGGGTTGATGTCCAGACCACCGCGCCGCGTGTAGCGTGCCCACACCGCAAGCGCCTGCGGGTGGCAACGCGCCACGATGTCGCAGAACACCCGCTCCACGCATTGTTCGTGAAACTCGTTGTGCTCGCGAAAGGACACGATGTAGCGCAGCAGGCCCTCACGCTCGATCGCAGGCCCGGTGTAGCGCACGACGACCATGCCCCAGTCGGGCTGACCGGTCACCAGACAGTTGGACTTGAGCAGGTGGGAATACAGGGTCTCGCTGACGATTTCACCACGGGCTGCCAGCAGGACCGGGGCCGGCTGATAGGTATCGATATCGATGTCGAGATTGTCCAGACAGACACCCTGCGGGTAGCCGAACTGGCGCAGGGGGCGCTCGCCGAGCGGCATCAGTTCAACCGCCACCGCGCCGCCTGCCGCAGCGGACAGGTCGCGAGCAATCGTTTCGCGCACAGTGCCCGCATCGGCAAAGCGACTCTGGTTAAAGGCATTCAGGTAAAGCTTGAGTGATTTCGACTCGATCAGCCGCGGCGTATCGGCTGGCACCCGGAAGCGTGCGAGCGCCACCACCGGCTTTCCCCGCATGTTCAGCCACGACAGCTCATAGGCGTTCCACAGATCCTCACCGACGAAGGGCAAGGCATCGCCGCGCACGCCGATCTCGTCGCGCTTGAGCTGACGTTCGATCGGAAACAGGAGCTCGGGCGCATAGGTATCGCGATAGGCGACAGGCTTGCCGAGCGGTGAGGCTTCGGCACCATGGCGGAGAGGGGATGTATCGTTCATCTGTATGATTGTAAGAGAAGCGCGCACGATGCGCTGTTGCTGCGCTGCAGCATGAATAGTAAAATCACCGGCCAATGCGCTTACGAACGCGCTTTCTCGCAACACCCGCAGACGCGGCATCAGACGACAGGCTGCAGGCCACGTCGTCGCCCGCAAGGCCGCACCTTGACGCCCTGCGACATTCCATCCGGCACATCAGCAGCAAGGCCGCGCCTGCCACGCAGCCCAAGACGGATCAAAACAGACAATGAAATCCCTTCAGCAGGACTGGTTCTCCAACGTCCGCAACGACTTGCTCGCCGGCCTGGTGGTCGCGCTTGCCCTCATCCCCGAGGCCATCGCCTTCTCCATCATCGCCGGGGTCGATCCCAAGGTCGGGCTCTATGCCTCCTTCTGCATCGCCACCGTGATCGCCTTCGCCGGCGGTCGCCCGGGCATGATCTCGGCCGCAACCGGTGCCATGGCCCTGGTGATGGTGACCCTGGTCAAGGATCACGGCCTGCAGTATCTGCTCGCCGCCACCCTGCTCACCGGCGTGCTGCAGATTCTTGCCGGCTGGCTGCGCCTGGGCGTGCTGATGCGCTTCGTGTCGCGCTCGGTGGTGACCGGCTTCGTCAATGCGCTGGCGATCCTGATCTTCATGGCCCAGCTCCCGGAGCTGACCGACGTCAGTTGGCATGTGTATGCCATGACTGCAGCCGGGCTCGGCATCATCTACCTCTTCCCCTACATCACCCGTGCCGTGCCGTCGCCGCTGGTCACCATCGTAGTACTGACCGCGGTATACATGGTGCTTGATCTCGACATCCGCACGGTGGGCGACATGGGCGAACTGCCGGACAGCCTGCCGGTGTTCCTGCTGCCCGATGTGCCGCTCAACCTCGAGACGCTCGGGATCATCTTCCCCTACGCACTGACGATGATGGTCGTGGGCCTGCTCGAATCGCTGATGACCGCCACCATCGTCGACGACCTCACCGACACCACCAGCAACAAGAGCCGCGAATGCGTCGGTCAGGGCGTGGCCAACATTGCATCGGGCTTCCTCGGCGGCATGGCCGGCTGCGCGATGATCGGGCAGTCGGTGATCAACGTGAAGTCCGGTGGCCGCGGACGCCTGTCGACGCTGACCGCTGGCGTGGTGCTGCTGATCCTGGTGGTCTTCCTCGGCGACTGGGTGCGCCAGATCCCGATGGCGGCCCTGGTCGCGGTGATGATCATGGTTTCGATCGGTACCTTCAGCTGGGATTCGGTACTCAAGCTGCGCGAGAATCCGCCCAGTTCCAGCGTGGTCATGATCGCCACCGTCGCGGTCACCGTTGCCACGCACGACCTCGCGCGTGGCGTGCTGGTCGGGGTGCTGCTGTCGGGCTTCTTCTTTGCGCACAAGGTCGGCAAGGTGCTGCACGTCGGTTCGCGCGCGGAAGATGAAGGCAGGATGCGCCGCTATGCCGTCACCGGCCAGGTGTTCTTTGCCTCGGCCGACCGCTTCATCGCCTCCTTCGACTTCAAGGAAGTCATCGACAAGGTCAGCATCGACGTCTCCCGCGCCCATTTCTGGGACGTCACCGCCATCAGTGCGCTCGACAAGGTGGTGGTCAAGTTCCGCCGCGAAGGCACCGAAGTCGAGGTCATCGGCCTCAACGAAGCCAGTGCGACCATGGTCGACCGCTTCGCGGTGCACGACAAGCCTGAAGCCGTCGAAAACCTGATGGGCCACTGAGGAGCAGACCATGAGCAAAGACAACAAGATTCTGGCCTGCGTGGATCAGTCCCGTTTTGCCGATACGGTTGCCGACTATGCAGCCTGGGCCGCGACGCGCATGGAGGCGCCGCTCGAGTTCCTCCATGTCATCGACCGCCATCCGGAACTCGGCTCCGGCGAGGATCATAGCGGCGCCATCGGCTTCAACGCCCAGGAGCAGTTGCTGCATACCCTGAGCGACAAGGATGCGGCGCTCAGCCGCGCGGCGCGCGAACAGGGACGCATCTTCCTCAACCGCCTGCGCGAGCGCGCGATCGCCGCCGGCGTGCCGGCACCGGACATGCGCCAGCGCCACGGTGCGCTCGACGACACCCTGGCCGAACAGGAAGACGGCGTGCGCATGTTCGTCTTCGGTCGTCGCGGCGCCTCGGCCGAGACCAGCAGCCAGAGCATCGGCAGCAACGTCGAGCGCGTGGTACGTGCCCTGCACAAGCCGGCGCTGACCGTGACCGAGGGTTTCAGCGAACCGCGCCGGATCCTGATCGCCTTTGACGGCGGCATCGTCACCCGTCGCGGCGTCGAGATGGTGGCAAACAGCCCGCTGTTCCGTGGCCTGCCCATCCATCTGCTGATGTCGGGCAAGGAAAGCCAGAGCGCGCCCAAGCAGCTGGAGTGGGCGAAGAACACGCTCGAGGCGGCAGGCTTCGAGGCCCCTGCCTCACTGATTCCCGGCGACGCGGAGCAGGTCATCGAGAAAACGGTGAAGGCACAGGGCATCGATCTGCTGATCATGGGCGCCTACGCCCACTCGCCGCTGCGCAGCCTGCTGTTTGGCAGCAAGACCACCGACCTGTTGCGCACCGCCACCATTCCGACACTGCTGCTGCGGGGCTGAGAAGCCCGCACGCCGGGTGCTGGATCACCCCAGCAGGGCCACCGTCTTGATCTGCGCCCACATTCGTCGATTGGCCACGATGCCGAGCTGGTCGCACGAGCGCCGGGTGATGCGCGCGATCAGCGGGGTGCCGCCCGCATCGAGCCGGACCAGCACATGCGCAGGGGTATCGGCTACGACCACCTCCTGCACGATGGCCTGCAGCAGGTTGGTAATGCTGCTGTTATCGTTGCGCGTCTCGGCAAGGCTGACGTCGCGCGCATGCACACGGAAACGCAGACGGTGGCCGACGGCCTCCGGGCGCCGCGCGACCAGTACGCTGCCGCCCGCAAAATCGAGCCGCGTCAGGTGGTAGCGTTCATCATGCTCGGCGATGACCGACTCGATGACGACACCTGCATCCTCGGTAAACGCCGTCGGCAGGTCCAGGCGGGCCAGCGTCTCCACCAGCCCGCCCTGAGCAACCACTTTCCCCTGATCAAGCAGGATCACATGATCCGCCAGCCGCGCCACCTCGTCGGGCGAGTGGCTGACGTAGAGCACCGGGATGTCGAGCTCGTCGTGCAGGCGCTCGAGGTAGGGCAGGATCTCCTGCTTGCGTTTGAGATCCAGCGCGGCCAGCGGCTCGTCCATCAGCAACAGTCGCGGGCTGGTCAGCAGCGCCCGCGCCATGCCCACTCTCTGCCGCTCACCGCCCGACAGGCGCTCCGGCATGCGGTCCAGCAGATGGCCGATCCCCAGCAGTTCGACGGCCTGGTCCCAGGCCACGCGCCGGGTTGCTGCGGCGACCCGCTTCATGCCGAACTCGAGATTGCGCCGCACCGAGAGATGCGGAAACAGGCTGGCCTCCTGAAAGACATAACCGATCGCACGCTCGTGCGTCGGCACGAAGATCCCGGCGTCGGCATCCTGCCAGTGCTCGCCATTGACGATGAGCCGGCCCAGCGGTGCGCGCTCAAGACCGGCGACGCAGCGCAGGCAGGTGGTCTTGCCCGACCCCGAATGACCGAACAGTGCGGTAACGCCGCGCCCCGGCAGTTGCAGATCGACGTCGAGTGAAAAGCCACTGTAGTCGAGGCGAAAGCGGGCCTGTATGCCTTCTGCCGTCATGTGCCCATCCCCGGCTTGAAGCGGCGACTGGTGTACAGCGCGAGCAGGACGAAGAAGGAGAATACGACCATGCCGCCGGCGAGCCAGTGCGCCTGTGCGTACTCCATGGCCTCGACGTGATCGAAGATCTGCACCGACACCGTGCGCGTGCTGCCTGGAATATTGCCGCCGATCATCAGCACCACGCCAAACTCGCCCACGGTATGTGCGAACCCCAGAATCGACGCGGTGACGAAGCCCGGTCGCGCCAGCGGCAGCACCACCGAGAAGAAGGTGTCCCACGGACTGGCGCGCAAGGTGGCGGCGACTTCCAGCGGGCGCTCTCCAATCGCTTCAAAGGCGTTCTGCAGGGGTTGAATGACGAAGGGCATGGAGTAGAACACCGAACCGACGACCAGGCCGGCAAAGGTGAAGGGCAGCGTGCCCAGCCCCAGTGCGGTCGTCATCTGACCAATCGGGCCGTGCGGCCCCATGGTCACCAGCAGGTAGAAGCCGATCACCGTCGGCGGCAACACCAGCGGCAATGCCACCACCGCCCCGATCGGTCCCTTGAGCCACGAACGCGTGCGTGCCAGCCACCAGGCGATTGGCGTACCGATCAGCAGCAGCAACACCGTGGTCAGGCCCGCCAGCTCCAGCGTGAGCCAGATTGCCGAGAGATCGAGCGCAGTGAGTGACATGCCCGCCGACCTCCTTACAGATCGTAGCCGTAGGCGCGGATCACCGCCGCAGCCTTCGGCCCCTTGAGGTAATCGACCAGCGCCTTCGCTGCCTCGCTGTCCTTGCCCTTGCTCAGGATCACCGCGTCCTGACGGATCGGATCGTACATGTCGGCGGGCACCACCCAGGCTGAACCCGACGTGATCTTGCCATCCTTCGACACCTGCGACATCGCGACAAATCCAAGCTCGGCATTGCCGGTGGAAACGAACTGGTAGGCCTGAGTGATGTTGGTGCCCTCGACCAGCTTGGGCCCGACCGCTGCCGTCAGGCCGAGCTTGTCCAGTACCTGAGTTGCAGCAAACCCATAGGGCGCCGTCTTGGGATTGGCAATCGACAGGTGCTTGAACGCATTCCTGCTCAGCACCTCGCCCTTGTCATCCACGTAAGCACCATCAGACGACCACAGCACGAGCTTGCCGACCGCATAGGTGAAGCGTGACCCGGGCACGATGCCGCCTTCGGCTTCCAGCTTCGCCGGCGTCTTGCTGTCGGCGGCGAAGAATACCTCGAAAGGCGCGCCGTTCCTGATCTGTGTGTAGAGCCCCCCCGTCGGGCCGAACGCCGCCAGCACCTGGTGCCCCGTATCCTTCTCGAACTGCAGTGCGATCTCCTTGATTGGCGCGGTGAAGTTGGCGGCAACGGCGACCTGAACTTCTGCTGCGTTCGCGCCAGCGGCGAACACACCAAGACTGAGCGCAATGACAAGGCGGGAAACGGGCGGCTTCATGATTCAACTCCAGTAGATGATGACGGAAAAGGCCAGCCTCAGTCGTAGATCGCAAGAATGACGCTGGATGATTTGAAAAAGGCACAGACCGGCACGCCGACCTCGATACCCAATGCCTTGCAGCTCTCGCCGGTCACCACGCAGGTCACACTGCGACCCGATGGCAGCACCAGCGTGACCTCGTTGTTCACCGGCCCTGCATGCACTTCGGCGACCTTGCCCCACAGTTGGTTGCGCGCGGTGAGCCGCATCGTCTGATCGACCGACAACATCACCGAGGACGACTTCACCAGGGCAAAGACCTCCTTGCCGATCGTCAGCCCGAGATTCTCGGCGCTGGCCTTGGTGATGACGGCGGCAATCTCGGTATCGGCGTCCAGACGCACGCGTACCTCGTAATCCACCCCGCCATCGCGCAAACCGGTGATCGCGCCAGAAAACTGATTGCGCGCGCTGGTCTTCAGGCTCATGCGGTGCATCAGCTTCTGGAAACCGCGAATGTCACAGCCACCCGCCTCATTGAGCCGTTCGGTGAGGCGGTCGAGCGCGGCCTGATACTCGATTTCCAGCGCGCGATACATCGCCACCATCTTCTGGCCGTATTCGGTGAGGCGGGTGCCTCCACCCTGTCGTCCGCCGGTGACACGAACGACCAGAGGCTCGGGCGCCAGATTGTTCATGGTGTCGATCGCGTCCCAGGCCGCCTTGTACGACAGGGGTACCGCTTTCGCCGCCTGGTTGATCGAGCCCTTGTGCCCGATCTCTTCCAGCAATCGGATACGCGTATCGGATAGCGCTGCACCGATCTCGGTTTCGAGCGACATGCGGGCGAGGAAACGGGTAGCTGTCATCGTCTGTGAAGGCATTATGTATTCCGATTTATATAAAGCCAAAACCATGCCAGGCGGCATTTACTATGGTTGCACAGGAATAACCCTTGAAACTACAGTGCACCCCGGGGACATTTGTTGATTACCTGACAATTATATGTAGCTCGAGCTACAACGTGTTTCTTTTCCTTCAATTACAGGATCGCTCTGGAGAACAACATGAAAGTCAGTGCCCGCAACATCTTCAAAGGCCCCATCAGTGCAATCAAGACCGGCATCGTGAATGCAGAGGTCGCAGTCTCGATTGGTGGAAACGACTCCCTCGTCGCCGTCGTCACCATGGAAAGCCTCAATGCCCTTGAGCTCAAGACGGGCAAGGACGTCGTCGCACTGGTGAAGGCCCCCTGGGTCATGCTGATGAGCGAAGGCAGCGACATCCGCCTGTCAGCACGCAACAGCCTGACCGGCACGGTCAAATCGGTCGAGGTCGGCACCGTCAACGCCGAGGTCAGCATCAGCCTTCCCGGCGGCAGCGAGGTGGCATCGGTCGTGACCAAGGAAGCAGCCGCAGAGCTTGGACTCAGGCCCGGCGTCCCCGTCACCGCAGTCATCAAGGCGTCGAACGTCATTCTTGGGGTCCCCGCCTGAGCGTGCACCCCGGGACATTCATGTCGCTCCAGGAACTCAGCGCGGCATGCTTTCGCTGAAGCTGTAGAAGGACTGTCCGGCGCAGTCCTGACCGGGCTGCACGGTGCGGTGGATCAGCCAGCGCTGGTCGCGCAAACGCCAGGCCGCGACCGACTCCGCGTAAGCCGCTGCCGCATAGAACTCTTCGCCGTCATCCGAGCGCGGTTCGCGCAATACATAGCGGTGTGCGTAGTAGCAGGCTTCTCCGTCAGGGTCGTAGCCGAAGACCCGCTCGGCATCGAGTTCGGCCTCGCGGAACAGATCAAAGGACAGGGGCACCACCACCACGTCGCGCCACTCCACCGGCAAGCGACCCCACCAGGGCTGCTCGCCACTGTCTGCGGCACGACGACGATCACCGGTTCTTATATGGCTTGCTGTACATAACACCGCACACATCCTCCTGGGACAGGAATGTCTTCACACAGGCGTGTTGATGCGATCCGCCTGACAAGAATGGCGCAAGCGGGTCTGCCACGCGCATTCGTTGCATCCAAAAGCAATAACGATGCCCGAGAAAGATTCCGCACAGCGGGATGAGAAAGCGGGGCAGGCAGACGGCAGTGAACGAAAAAAGGGCGGCCATGCCGCCCTTCCCAAAACTCAGACCGCGATCAGCAAGCTCAGAAGTGCCACTGCAGCTTGATCATCGGCGTGGAAGTCTCGGAGCCCGTGCTGCCTTCCTTGGAGCCGAACTTGTTGTTGATGTACTCGTAGCCAATGCCTGCGCGCAGGGTGCGCGGCTTGCCCATCAGCATCTGGCCGACGTCGGCCATGATGAACATGTCAGTCCAGGTCTCGGGATCGGTCTTCACGCCGAAGCCGTCCTTGCCCTTCTTGCCGGTGTAGTTCAGGAAGCCTTCGAAGGACAGAGGCACCGAGCCGACGTTGAAGGGAATGCCCCAGGCCATCGCGATACGGTAGGTCGGATCGAATTCAACCGATTTGCCGACGATGCCGTTGTTGTTCCACTCCTTGTAGTACAGCAGGCTCACATCGAAGAAGCCCTTGGGAATATCGAACTTCAGCGTCGGACCAACCAGAATCTTGCGCACCTTCGGCGCAAATGCCGTGTCCTTGGAGTTCCAGTCGAGACCGGTCGTCAGCGCGATTTCCTTCACAGGCCCGAAAGACAGGTTCTTGTCGAAGACCTTGCCCAGGTAGAGCTGGTGGGCATACACAACATAGATTTCCTGCGCGCCGGTATCGCCGCCCTTTGCCGGGTCCTTGCTGTCGGACATCAGGATATCCACGTTCAGGAAGTTCTGTCCGTAGTTGTGTCCACTCACATGGGTGAAACCAACGATGTCTTTCGAAACATCGTCCGAAATGGCGGGCTCCCTGAACTGCTCGCCATAACGATATGAGATCGAAGTGTCGCTCCAGTTGGCCGCAGAAGCAGTCACGGGCGCTGCTAGACAGGCGCCAAGGACAGTCGTGGCGAAAAGGCGGGAGGAAAGCTTGTGCATGGTTCGAGGGCTCCTGAGCGTAAAAATGGTGTTGTTCAACGCAGCAAGAGGCCGCGCTTTTTTTCAAGCTAACAGGAGTCCGGAGATTTTTCTTCAATAGCCCTTATTGCTGATTTCGTATAGCAACAACATCTGCATCCATTTGTTTATAAAGACTATTTCTAAGTCTTCAAAGATCAAGCACAGGCACCACAAAGGCTTCTTTCAAGCCTGGACGCACAGCGATTGTGCATCGCAAAATACGCACACATTCATCCACTTAGGCCGCTTGCAGAAAATCAACCGCACACTTTCAGTGCAAGTCAGGACTTGAAACACCCGAAATCGCCACCTTTGCATCAATTTGGCCGTGGCACGGCAATTGCCAAGCTTGCTCCATCAACTCAAAGGAGCACCGCATGTTTCAATTCAAGTCTGACGCCCTCTCCGCACCAATCACCCGCCGCACCGTTCTGGGCGCCCTGCTTGTCGCGGCATGTTCATTCGGGCTCGGACAGACCCACGCCGCCGATCCGGTGAAGGTCAAGTTCACCCTCGACTGGCGCTTCGAAGGCCCGTCCGCGCCCTTCCTGCTTGCCAAGAGCAAGGGCTACTTCGCCGCCGAAGGCCTGGATGTCGAGATCGACGCCGGCAACGGCTCGGCCGGTGCCGTGACGCGGGTTGCGACCGGCGCCTACGACATGGGCTTTGCCGATTTCAATGCGCTGGTCGAATACGACGCGAAAACCCCGGGCTCGAAGATCCAGGGCATCTACATGGTCTATAACTCGACGCCCGCCGCCGTCTTTGTGCTGAAGAAGTCGGGCGTCACCAAGCCGGCGGACCTCGTCGGCAAGACGCTGGCTGCACCGATTTTCGACGGCGGACGCAAGGCCTGGCCGGCCTTCGCCAAGGCCAATGGTCTGGCGCTCGATGCAGTGAAATGGCAGACGGTCGAGCCTGCGATTCGTGAAACCCTGCTTGCGCGCGGCGACGTCGACGGCATCACCGGCTTCTATTTCACCAGCCTCCTCAACCTGCAGGCGCGTGGCGTGCCGTCCGATCAGATCGTTGCGCTGAAATACCCCGACAACGGTGTCGAGTTCTACGGCAACACCCTGATCGCGAGCCCGAAGATGCTGAGCGAACAACCGAAGGCGGTTGAAGGTTTCGTCCGCGCCTTCAACAAGGCCCTGAAGGAAACCGTCGCCAGCCCCGACACTGCAGTACTGGCGGTGAAGGAACGCGACCCCCTGATCAACGTTGCGCTTGAAAGCCAGCGCCTGAAGCTCGCGCTCGACTCCGTGGTGGTGACGCCCGAAAGCCGCTCGCTCGGCCTCGGCGCAGTCGATCCCGAGCGCATGAAGCGTTCGGTCGCTGAAGCAGCCACGGCGTTCGGCCTGCCTGCCACGCCTGACGCCAGCACGCTGTTCACCGCCGCCTACCTGCCCTCCGCAGCCGATCGCGCCATCAAGTAAGCACTGCCCCAAGGAGTGTGCGGGCGACGCCCCTCGTTGCCCGCCAGAGCGTTCATGGATTTTGTCCGTTTTGAAGATGTGAGCCTGGCCTACCAGCCCGGAAGCCCGTTTGCGATCGAGGATGTCAGCCTGTCGATCCGCGAGAACGAGTTCATCTCGCTGGTCGGCCCCTCAGGCTGCGGCAAGTCGACGGTGATGAAGCTGGTCACTGGCCTCAAGCCCCCCTCGAAGGGTTATGTATATGTAGACGGGCGCGAAGTCGGCGGCCCGCAGAAATGCGTCGGCATGGCCTTCCAGGCCTCCAACCTCCTGCCGTGGCGCACCACCTTGCAGAACGTCATGCTGCCGATGGAGATCGTCGAACCCTATCGCTCCACGCTGCGCGCAAAACGCGCCGAGTACGAGGAGCAGGCGCGCGCCCTGATCAAGCGCGTCGGCCTCGCCGGTTTCGAGGACAAGTTCCCGTGGGAGCTCTCCGGCGGCATGCAGCAGCGCGCCTCGATCTGCCGCGCCCTGATTCACAAGCCACGCCTGCTGATGCTCGACGAGCCCTTCGGCGCGCTCGACGCCTTCACCCGCGAAGAGTTGTGGTGCATGGTGCGCGACCTGTGGCAGGAAGAGCCGTTCACCGTGGTGCTGGTCACCCACGACCTGCGCGAAGCAGTGTTTCTGGCCGACACGGTGTACGTGATGAGCAAGCGCCCGGGCCGCATCCTGGTGCGACGCGAAATCGACCTGCCGCGCCCGCGCGACCTCGACGTGACCTACACCGAGCCCTTTGCCAGCTACGTGCACGAACTGCGCGAGCACATTGGCCACATTCGCGAATCCTGAGCCCGGAGGCCTTCATGCTGTCACAGAAAACCCTGATCCGGCTCGCCCCCTGGCTCGTCGTGCTGTTCTTCGGCCTGTTATGGGAAGGCATCGTCGTTGCCTTCGATGTGCCCGAGTTCCTGTTTCCCTCGGTATCTTCCGTCTGGCATTCAACGGTGATGCACTGGGACCCGATCATGATGCACGCCACCCAGACCTTCCTCACGACCCTGGCCGGCTTCGCCATCGCGGTGGTGTTCGGGCTCGTGGTCGGTGCCGCGGTGGGATCCTCGCCGATCATCTACAAGGCGCTCTACCCCCTGCTGGTGGGCTTCAACTCGATTCCCAAGGTTGCGTTCGTTCCGGTGCTGGTGGTGTGGTTCGGCATCGGCACCATTCCGGCGATCCTCACCGCTTTCCTGATCTCCTTCTTCCCGGTCGTGGTGAACGTGGCCACCGGCCTGGCGACGCT
This genomic interval from Parazoarcus communis contains the following:
- a CDS encoding ABC transporter ATP-binding protein, producing the protein MDFVRFEDVSLAYQPGSPFAIEDVSLSIRENEFISLVGPSGCGKSTVMKLVTGLKPPSKGYVYVDGREVGGPQKCVGMAFQASNLLPWRTTLQNVMLPMEIVEPYRSTLRAKRAEYEEQARALIKRVGLAGFEDKFPWELSGGMQQRASICRALIHKPRLLMLDEPFGALDAFTREELWCMVRDLWQEEPFTVVLVTHDLREAVFLADTVYVMSKRPGRILVRREIDLPRPRDLDVTYTEPFASYVHELREHIGHIRES
- the modA gene encoding molybdate ABC transporter substrate-binding protein, which translates into the protein MKPPVSRLVIALSLGVFAAGANAAEVQVAVAANFTAPIKEIALQFEKDTGHQVLAAFGPTGGLYTQIRNGAPFEVFFAADSKTPAKLEAEGGIVPGSRFTYAVGKLVLWSSDGAYVDDKGEVLSRNAFKHLSIANPKTAPYGFAATQVLDKLGLTAAVGPKLVEGTNITQAYQFVSTGNAELGFVAMSQVSKDGKITSGSAWVVPADMYDPIRQDAVILSKGKDSEAAKALVDYLKGPKAAAVIRAYGYDL
- a CDS encoding universal stress protein, producing the protein MSKDNKILACVDQSRFADTVADYAAWAATRMEAPLEFLHVIDRHPELGSGEDHSGAIGFNAQEQLLHTLSDKDAALSRAAREQGRIFLNRLRERAIAAGVPAPDMRQRHGALDDTLAEQEDGVRMFVFGRRGASAETSSQSIGSNVERVVRALHKPALTVTEGFSEPRRILIAFDGGIVTRRGVEMVANSPLFRGLPIHLLMSGKESQSAPKQLEWAKNTLEAAGFEAPASLIPGDAEQVIEKTVKAQGIDLLIMGAYAHSPLRSLLFGSKTTDLLRTATIPTLLLRG
- a CDS encoding ABC transporter substrate-binding protein, producing MFQFKSDALSAPITRRTVLGALLVAACSFGLGQTHAADPVKVKFTLDWRFEGPSAPFLLAKSKGYFAAEGLDVEIDAGNGSAGAVTRVATGAYDMGFADFNALVEYDAKTPGSKIQGIYMVYNSTPAAVFVLKKSGVTKPADLVGKTLAAPIFDGGRKAWPAFAKANGLALDAVKWQTVEPAIRETLLARGDVDGITGFYFTSLLNLQARGVPSDQIVALKYPDNGVEFYGNTLIASPKMLSEQPKAVEGFVRAFNKALKETVASPDTAVLAVKERDPLINVALESQRLKLALDSVVVTPESRSLGLGAVDPERMKRSVAEAATAFGLPATPDASTLFTAAYLPSAADRAIK
- the modB gene encoding molybdate ABC transporter permease subunit — protein: MSLTALDLSAIWLTLELAGLTTVLLLLIGTPIAWWLARTRSWLKGPIGAVVALPLVLPPTVIGFYLLVTMGPHGPIGQMTTALGLGTLPFTFAGLVVGSVFYSMPFVIQPLQNAFEAIGERPLEVAATLRASPWDTFFSVVLPLARPGFVTASILGFAHTVGEFGVVLMIGGNIPGSTRTVSVQIFDHVEAMEYAQAHWLAGGMVVFSFFVLLALYTSRRFKPGMGT
- the modC gene encoding molybdenum ABC transporter ATP-binding protein gives rise to the protein MTAEGIQARFRLDYSGFSLDVDLQLPGRGVTALFGHSGSGKTTCLRCVAGLERAPLGRLIVNGEHWQDADAGIFVPTHERAIGYVFQEASLFPHLSVRRNLEFGMKRVAAATRRVAWDQAVELLGIGHLLDRMPERLSGGERQRVGMARALLTSPRLLLMDEPLAALDLKRKQEILPYLERLHDELDIPVLYVSHSPDEVARLADHVILLDQGKVVAQGGLVETLARLDLPTAFTEDAGVVIESVIAEHDERYHLTRLDFAGGSVLVARRPEAVGHRLRFRVHARDVSLAETRNDNSSITNLLQAIVQEVVVADTPAHVLVRLDAGGTPLIARITRRSCDQLGIVANRRMWAQIKTVALLG
- a CDS encoding TOBE domain-containing protein, with the translated sequence MPSQTMTATRFLARMSLETEIGAALSDTRIRLLEEIGHKGSINQAAKAVPLSYKAAWDAIDTMNNLAPEPLVVRVTGGRQGGGTRLTEYGQKMVAMYRALEIEYQAALDRLTERLNEAGGCDIRGFQKLMHRMSLKTSARNQFSGAITGLRDGGVDYEVRVRLDADTEIAAVITKASAENLGLTIGKEVFALVKSSSVMLSVDQTMRLTARNQLWGKVAEVHAGPVNNEVTLVLPSGRSVTCVVTGESCKALGIEVGVPVCAFFKSSSVILAIYD
- a CDS encoding TOBE domain-containing protein, which gives rise to MKVSARNIFKGPISAIKTGIVNAEVAVSIGGNDSLVAVVTMESLNALELKTGKDVVALVKAPWVMLMSEGSDIRLSARNSLTGTVKSVEVGTVNAEVSISLPGGSEVASVVTKEAAAELGLRPGVPVTAVIKASNVILGVPA
- a CDS encoding SulP family inorganic anion transporter; this encodes MKSLQQDWFSNVRNDLLAGLVVALALIPEAIAFSIIAGVDPKVGLYASFCIATVIAFAGGRPGMISAATGAMALVMVTLVKDHGLQYLLAATLLTGVLQILAGWLRLGVLMRFVSRSVVTGFVNALAILIFMAQLPELTDVSWHVYAMTAAGLGIIYLFPYITRAVPSPLVTIVVLTAVYMVLDLDIRTVGDMGELPDSLPVFLLPDVPLNLETLGIIFPYALTMMVVGLLESLMTATIVDDLTDTTSNKSRECVGQGVANIASGFLGGMAGCAMIGQSVINVKSGGRGRLSTLTAGVVLLILVVFLGDWVRQIPMAALVAVMIMVSIGTFSWDSVLKLRENPPSSSVVMIATVAVTVATHDLARGVLVGVLLSGFFFAHKVGKVLHVGSRAEDEGRMRRYAVTGQVFFASADRFIASFDFKEVIDKVSIDVSRAHFWDVTAISALDKVVVKFRREGTEVEVIGLNEASATMVDRFAVHDKPEAVENLMGH
- the queF gene encoding NADPH-dependent 7-cyano-7-deazaguanine reductase QueF (Catalyzes the NADPH-dependent reduction of 7-cyano-7-deazaguanine (preQ0) to 7-aminomethyl-7-deazaguanine (preQ1) in queuosine biosynthesis) gives rise to the protein MNDTSPLRHGAEASPLGKPVAYRDTYAPELLFPIERQLKRDEIGVRGDALPFVGEDLWNAYELSWLNMRGKPVVALARFRVPADTPRLIESKSLKLYLNAFNQSRFADAGTVRETIARDLSAAAGGAVAVELMPLGERPLRQFGYPQGVCLDNLDIDIDTYQPAPVLLAARGEIVSETLYSHLLKSNCLVTGQPDWGMVVVRYTGPAIEREGLLRYIVSFREHNEFHEQCVERVFCDIVARCHPQALAVWARYTRRGGLDINPFRATPGVGKADEFDACDEVRQ